A section of the Tamandua tetradactyla isolate mTamTet1 chromosome 4, mTamTet1.pri, whole genome shotgun sequence genome encodes:
- the LOC143680906 gene encoding uncharacterized protein LOC143680906, with translation MAIMLLCLLQLAAPLCSYSITIRFYLFWLNTP, from the coding sequence ATGGCTATAATGCTGCTCTGCCTTCTACAGCTTGCTGCACCACTCTGTAGTTACTCTATAACTATACGTTTCTATCTTTTTTGGTTAAACACTCCCTGA